The Paramixta manurensis region GCTTTTGAAACACACTATGCGGTGCGTTTCACCCGTGAGGAACTGGTGCTTATCGCGGTGATTTTCGGCGCCTGGCTGATGCAGGAAAACACCTTACAGGAAAAACAGGTGCTGCTGTTAACCGGTGGCGATCCGGCGCTGGAAAAAGAGATCGAGCAACAATTGCGCGAACTTACCCTATTGCCGCTGAATATTAAGTTCCAGACTATGCACGCGTTTCAGCATCAGGGCGCACCAAAAGGCATTGCCTTGGTGATCAGCCCCTACGCTACGCCGTTACCGCTCTACTCCCCTCCGTTGATTCATGCTGAGCTTCCGCTCAGCGATCATCAGCAACACCGTATCCGTACGCTGCTTGAGTCCTGATAGGCACCGGAACTTTTGCGCTGCCCCATCCACCCACAGAAAATCTCCTTTTCTACGAGCAGCGTATGCGTATTCCACCTTCCGGTGCCTTAGCTTTTCATCAGGCCGTGGCACAAAGCGATACCGAAACTATTCAGCAGTTACGGCAACAGGGATATCGCCCTGTGGCGCTCGATGCACAAGGAGACTCACCGTTAGATGCGCTAGAGAAACGCCACGATATTGATGCCGCCACGCGGGTTAAACTCCATCAAAGCCTGCTGGCTTCGCTTAATACAACTGCCCCGCCAGGTTATACCAAGCCGGAAGCGTTTCACGGTTCGCCCTGGGGGTTTGAAATTTTGCGTAGCGGTATATTGAAAGGCGGCGTTAACGATCGTAAAGGTGGAAGCCAGTCGCTGGAAGGACAGGTCTTTTTCTCCGATCGCACCAAGCAATCGCCCAACGACACTGAGACGCGCCCTAACCTGCGTTCAAAACCACGCGTGTATGCAAAAGGAATGGGAGCAAAAATCACTACGGTAGAGACGCGTTCACAGATTTACCAACTGGCCAAAGCCATAAATCGGACCTCCCTCTCGTCTGACGCCGCAGCCCTGATGGTGAAAACCGGCGACGATCTGCCTGAGGCTGTCTATCAATCACTGATGCTGCGACTCTCTGCAAACAACCTCTCTCTAACCAAAGAGACACTGGAAAGCGTGGCGGCACAACTGATTCCAACCGACATTAAAGTGATTGATAACTCCTTAACGCTCTCTACCCCTCAATCCACGGAGTTGATTCGCACAGCCTTGCAGCGCATTGAGCAGGAGATGGTTAACGGCAAAATGCCGTATCTTAACCTGCTCAATAATGGCGCAACCGTGCCGCTGGTATTTGGTTTTAGCAAAATCAATAATCTGAAAACCCACCAAATTTCTCCCCTCACCAAACACATCAACCGGTTTAGTTATCAATCGGAAGATCATCCGCTAACCGGTTCTGCAAACGGCGGCAAACTGAAAGAGATTGAAGTTCGATCGCTCGCCGATCTTGCGACGCTGACGCTTGCCTGCCAGGCACAGGGTATAACGCTACCCACTGATGCCCTTATCCGCATTAACCCAACGCCACGTGAAAAAAAAGAGCACGGTAGCAAAGCACACTATCTTGATGCTTCTGCCATAGAACGGTTTCGCCATGCGTTACGCGACCCGGAAAGAGAGGATATTACTTCGCTGAGCATTGATGAGTTACAGGCGTTGAACCAACGCTGGCGGGAAAAAGTGGAGAGCGGTAGCCTGCCGATAGCGTAATGATGGCGAAAAAAAACGCCTCCTGACCGGAAGCGTTTTCAGCGACATCACGGTAAACGATTAGGCATAAACCGGGAAACGTGCGCAGATTTCCAACACTTTCTGTTTCACGCGTTCGATGTTGCCTTCGTCGTGAATGTTATCCAGCACATCCGCCATCCAGCCTGCCAGTTCACGGACTTCGGCCTCTTTAAAACCACGGCGCGTAACTGCAGGAGAACCGATACGAATGCCGGAGGTGACAAACGGACTCTTCGGATCGTTAGGGACACTGTTTTTGTTGACGGTGATATTCGCACGCCCCAATGCGGCGTCGGCCTCTTTACCGGTCAAGTTTTTATCCACCAGGTCCAGCAGGAACAGGTGATTATGGGTGCCGCCAGAAACCACTTTATAGCCGCGTTCCAGGAACACTTCGACCATCGCTTTCGCGTTTTTAGCCACTTGCTGCTGGTAAACCTTGAACTCAGGCTCCATCGCTTCTTTCAGCGCCACCGCTTTACCCGCGATAACGTGCATCAGTGGGCCGCCCTGGCCGCCCGGGAACACCGCAGAGTTGAGCTTTTTGTACAACTCTTCATCGCCGCCTTTGGCTAAAATCAGACCGCCGCGCGGACCGGCCAGCGTTTTATGCGTAGTGGTCGTCACAATGTGTGCGTGTGGAACCGGGTTCGGATAGACGCCAGCGGCGATTAGGCCTGCAACGTGCGCCATATCAACAAACAACCAGGCACCAATACTATCGGCGATTTCACGCATTTTTGCCCAGTCACAAATGCCGGAGTAAGCGGAGAAACCGCCGATGATCATTTTAGGCTGATGCTTTTTCGCCTGGGCCGCCAAATCGTCATAATCGATCTTGCCGGTTTCATCGATACCGTACGGCACCACGTTATACAGTTTGCCGGAGAGGTTTACCGGTGAGCCATGAGTCAGATGACCACCGTGGGCAAGGTTCATCCCAAGAATAGTATCGCCCGGCTGCAGCAGCGCAGTGTAAACCGCAAAATTAGCCTGAGAGCCTGAATGCGGCTGGACGTTGGCATAATCGGCGCCAAACAGTTCTTTTGCGCGATCGATCGCTAATTGTTCAACGATATCCACATATTCACAGCCGCCGTAATAGCGTTTGCCAGGATAGCCTTCGGCGTATTTATTGGTGAGCTGCGAACCTTGCGCCTGCATAACGCGCGGGCTGGTGTAGTTTTCTGAAGCAATCAGTTCGATGTGCTCTTCCTGACGCACCTTTTCTTGCTCCATCGCCTGCCACAATTCGGCATCATAATCGGCAATGTTCATATCACGCTTTAACATCCGCATCTCCTGACTGAGCTAACTAAAAACGGCAGTGAATAGCCCTAATGGGCGAAGGCCAACAGTTTAAACCGTTTTACCGGCCGATGGATAGCATCGGCGGCAGCTTTTTAGGCAAACGATTGGCATCAAGCCTGTAAAGGGTTTCTTACTGTTTTTACAACCCCCTCGATCGCGATTGTTCTTCATCTTCCAGGTGCATTTTTTTCAACTTTGCCGGTGGCATAACGTGCGATAAAGCCCCCTTTTTGTCACCGGGTATTTACAAACCAAGCGGCGAGGTTTTAACATGCATATAAAATACATGTTTTAATAAGCAATAAGGAAAGACGCTATGCTTGACGCACAAACCATCGCTATTGTGAAATCCACCCTTCCAGCCATTGCGGCTACCGGCCCCAAACTGACCGGATATTTTTACGACCGCATGTTTAAACACAACCCGGAGTTAAAGGATGTGTTCAACATGAGTAACCAACGCAATGGCGATCAACGCCAGGCGTTGTTTGACGCCATCTGCGCTTACGCGGCGAATATTGAAAACCTCAGCGCCCTGCTGCCCGCCGTTGAGCGCATCGCGCAGAAACACACCAGCTTTTCCATCCAGCCCGCGCAATATCAAATTGTCGGCCAACATCTGCTCGCGACCATTGATGAGCTACTGCATCCCGGCGCAGCGGTATTAGAGGCGTGGGCGCAAGCCTATGGCGTGTTGGCGAATGTGTTTATTCAACGCGAAGAGGCAATTTATCATGCCGCCGAACTGAAGGAGGGCGGCTGGCGTGGGAAACGCGCTTTCCGCATTAGCGCGATTACGCCGCGCGGTGAGGCGATCAAAAGCCTTGAACTGACGCCGGTGGATGGTAAATCGGTAGTGGATTATCGCGCCGGGCAATATCTGGGTGTACACGTACAGGATACGCATTTTCCCCATCATGAAATTCGCCAATATTCATTAACCCGTTCACCGAATGGAAAAGCATATCGTATCGCGGTCAAACACGAAGCGGGCGGCATCGTCTCTGGTTGGGTCCATCAACATGCAAAGGTGGGCACCGTTATTGAACTCTCTGCGCCAGCCGGAGATTTTTATCTGGATGTCACGCCAGAAACGCCGGTGACGTTAATCTCGGCAGGTGTTGGGCAGACACCAATGCTCGCTATGCTCCACAGTTTGGCGGATAACCTGCATCCGGCGGCGGTTAATTGGTTACACGCGGCGGAAAATGGCGATGTGCACGCCTTTGCTGATGAAGTTACCGCCGTGGGCGCAACGCTACCGCGTTTTACGCAGCATGTTTGGTACCGCCAACCTCGTGTTAAAGATGAAGGGCGCTATCAAAGCTTGGGATTGATGGATCTTGCTACCGCCTCCGCCGCGTTAGAGACCACCAGCATGCACTATTACTTGTGTGGTCCGCTGGGCTTTATGCAGTCTGTCGCCGGTCAGTTATTGGATGCCGGGGTGCAACAGGCCCAGATTCATTATGAAGTGTTCGGCCCGCATAAAGTCATTTAGCGCCTATAAAAAAACCGGGCGCCGCAATGGAGCCCGGTAATTGCTGTCGGCAAGCAGGAAGCGGCATGCTTAAATCGCCTCTTCATCCTCTTCACCCGTACGGATACGCACCACGCGCGCAACGTCGTACACAAAGATTTTACCGTCACCAATCTTTCCGGTTTGCGCCGTCTGCATGATAGTTTCTACGCAGGTATCGACAATATCATCGGCAACGACAATTTCGATTTTCACCTTGGGTAAGAAATCAACCATATACTCAGCGCCGCGATACAGTTCCGTATGGCCTTTCTGGCGACCAAAACCTTTCACTTCTGTTACCGTCATCCCGGTGATGCCTACTTCGGCTAGCGCTTCACGCACATCGTCGAGTTTGAACGGTTTGATAATCGCATCAATCTTTTTCATGGCAGACCCTTTTTCTTTCCCTCCGTGGCCGGATGGGTAACGTTCTGTAGATACCGGCGTGCGGTTCGTCTCTTTTCGCAGGCTAAGCTACCATAACTCGCCGATAAAACCGTATTAAAACTACTCTTTAAAATCGGTTGCATCGAGCTCGTGCCGCGCCAGCAGCTTATAAAACTCGGTGCGGTTACGCCCTGCTAAACGTGCCGCGTTAGTCACATTGCCTTTAGTCATTTGTAACAGTTTACGTAGATAGTTCAGTTCAAACTGATTGCGCGCCTCGACGAAGGTCGGTAACGCGGTGTTTTCGCCGACTAATGCCTGCTCAACTAACGCATCACCAATAACCGGCGAAGAGGTTAGCGCTACGCATTGCTCAATAACGTTGACCAGTTGACGAACATTACCCGGCCAACTGGCCGCCATCAGGCGTTTCATGGCATCCGTCGAGAAACTACGGACCTGCGGTTTGTGCCGATCGGCCGCCTGGCGTAATAAATGGTTAGCCAGCAGGGGAATATCTTCCGCGCGCTCATGTAACGCCGGGAGTTTCAGGTTAACCACATTGAGACGATAGAAAAGATCTTCACGGAACTCCTTTTTCTCCATCGCCTTCGGCAGATCGCGGTGCGTAGCGGAAATAATACGCACATCAATATCGACATCACGGTTGCTCCCCAGCGGACGCACCTTGCGCTCCTGAAGCACCCTGAGCAATTTCACCTGCAATGCTTGTGGCATATCACCAATTTCATCGAGGAACAGCGTGCCGCCTTCCGCCGCCTGAAACAGCCCTTCGCGGGCGCTGACCGCGCCGGTAAACGCCCCTTTAGCATGCCCGAACAGCTCCGACTCCAGCAATTGTTCCGGCAGCGCACCACAGTTAATGGCGATAAATGCTTTATTTGCGCGCGGGCTGGCGGCGTGAATGGCCTGCGCCAACACCTCTTTTCCGGTTCCACTCTGCCCGTTAATCAGCACGCTGACGTCTGATTGCGCCACCATTCTCGCCTGTTCTAGTAAACGCAGCATGGCCGGGCTACGAGTAACAATAGATTCACGCCACGCGTCATCGGTGGCGGGCGCGCTGTGCGCCAGCGCTTCATCAATCGCTTTATATAACGCGTCACGATCGACTGGCTTGGTGAGAAAACTGAAAACGCCCTGTTGAGTAGCGGAAACCGCTTCCGGTATTGAGCCGTGTGCGGTCAAAATTATCACCGGCAGGCCGGGAAAGCGTTTTTGGATTTCACTGAATAACGCCAACCCATCCATTTCATCCATCCGCAAGTCGCTGATTACCAGATCGACCTTCTCTTTCGCCAACTGGCGCAAAGCTTCCGGGCCGCTGGCGGCGGTGGTGACATGAAACCCTTCGCTACTCAGGCGCATGCCAAGCAGCTTTAATAACCCCGGATCGTCATCCACTAATAATAAACGTGCGGATTTATTTTTCATTATCGGACTCCTTTCCTTTAACAGATGGCGTTTTCGGGTTCGCCGCCGGTGACCAGGTCTCATCTGCCGGTACCGCATTTGGCGTATCCACTCTTTCACCGCTGCGGCTATTTTCAGAGACATCCGGCGACTTACGTGATGAAAGCTGACGCTCAATATCGGTCAACGTCTCGAGTTTACGTCGCGTCACTGCCAGTTCGCGTTTAAGCGCGGCCTGGCGATTACGCAATCCATCCAGTTCACTATCGCTGGTTTGTTGTAGATGGTGGTAGCGCGTACGAACATCAGACAAATCAAGCTGTGCCGCCTGGTTGCTCCGCCAAAGTTGTATCAATGGACGAATGGATAACGGATAGTCCATGCTAAAGCCATCCAATTGCTTCATATAAGTTTGGCGCTCAACCGGCGTCACATTCCCGTTATCCATCAACACGCCCTGCTTTAGCGCATTGTGCCAACTGTTCGCCGGCCAGCTTTTCGCTTCGGCCCGTGCCGCCGCTGGCGATAAACGTGCCGCGCAGTCAATCGCACGCAGCCAATAAAGCGGATTGTCCATGCTGTCGTCATCATTAATTTGCCATATGCGTTCGCAATTAACGGCAAGGTAATCCACCATTCTAATTTCGGGTTCCGCTAGCACTGGCTGACTCTGTTTCAGCGCGGAATGCGGTGTTTGGCTACAGGCAACCATTAGTAATGGCAAAAGGAGTGCGGAGAGCCTGCCAAAAGTACCGGTGGCAGAAAAAGCGGTTAATTTCATTCGTTATCGTTCTCGGCAGTTAAATTCAGTTCAATTCGGAAGCAGACATCGGCGCCCTCTACGGCCACCAACCGCAACTCACCTTGCATTCTCCGTATGCAATCCTTAGCGATACTTAGGCCAAGCCCACTGCCTTTAACCGCGCCTTTACGCTGTAAACTTCCCTGGAAAAAAGGCTCGAACACCATCGCCTGCTCGGCAGCCGGGATTGGGGTGCCGGTATTCGCGACATCAATGATCACCCGTTGCCCTTCCTGACGCGTACGTAGCCAAATGTTACCGGATTCACTGCCGTAGTGCACCGCATTGGAGTAGAGATTATCAATTACCCGGGCTAATAAAATCGGCTCTGCGCGGCAAGTGATAGCCTGAAGCTCAATCTCGGTATGGATTAATTTCGCTCGGGCGGGCAACGAGTGGGCGGCTACCACGCTGTCGATAATGTCATCCAGTGCCACCGTTTCCAGCTCGGTCGGCCCATCGACCAATTTGCGGTTATAGTCGAGTAATTGCTCAATTAACTGCTGAAGATGGCGGCTACTGTTATCCAGTATCGCGACCACCTCTTTTTGATCGGTGGTTAGCGGGCCGGCCACTTGGTCCGCTAACAGTTCAGTGCCTTCACGCATACTGGCCAGCGGCGTTTTTAGCTCGTGGGAAATATGCCGAAGAAACTCATGGCGTTGGGATTCCAGCCACGCAAGGCGTTCACTGAGCCATAAAATTCGTTGCCCCAGAGAACGTAGTTCTCGCGGGCCTTTAAAACTGATGCTGTTACCTAATGGCTGCCCTTCCCCCAGCCGGTTAATCATCTGTTCCACACTCTTCACTGGCCCAATGATCATGCGGGTAAACAACACCACCAATCCAAGGCTGAGTAAGAACAAGATCAGCGCCTGCCAGCCAAAGTATTGACCACGTTCGGCAATTTCACGCTGGAGTTGCAAGCCACGAGAGAAAGAGACTTCCCGCGTCGCCTGAACCATTCGTGAATTAGCGGAAGAGAAATTTTCCAGATTAGCCGCTGCCGCTTTTAGCGGGCTGCTGTCCTGGCATTGCAGTTTTGCCAGTTGATCGAGAAAACCCCGCAGACTTTGATAATAACGAATATCCGGCAGCACCGAGGCATGTGCATCAAGCATTTGTGCATATTTATTGCGCTGAGTTTGGTAAAGGCGTGCCAACATGGGATCATCCAGCACACAATACTGACGATAGCTACGCTCCAGTTCCAGCGCGGTTCGCGCCATCGCCTCGCTACGACGCACATCGGTGAGCGTAGTGCGGTTCGTATCTGCCGCCTGATCGCTGAGCGCAGATAAACTTTCCCATGCCTGCCAGGCCAGTACCAACAGGGGAAGCAGCACTAACAGAAATGCCATCAGGACTAATTGACGTAATGAACGGGGGAAAAGACGCCATGTGTTCACGAAATGCTTCCTTAATCAATATCTGCTGATGATGCTAGCTGACTAAGCGGCGGGAAGATAGAGCGAGTGCGGGAAACAAAAACGGCAGACTCATTGAGTCTGCCGTCGATTACGATAACTTAATCATCGTAAAAAAATTAGGTGGTGCCTAACTCAACGTTGCGCCCGATGCTTGATAACGTGGCAAAGCCAACGATTATCGGTTATGTGGACGGCAGGCACCGTATTGTGCGTCATTCGGAGT contains the following coding sequences:
- a CDS encoding ankyrin repeat domain-containing protein; the encoded protein is MRIPPSGALAFHQAVAQSDTETIQQLRQQGYRPVALDAQGDSPLDALEKRHDIDAATRVKLHQSLLASLNTTAPPGYTKPEAFHGSPWGFEILRSGILKGGVNDRKGGSQSLEGQVFFSDRTKQSPNDTETRPNLRSKPRVYAKGMGAKITTVETRSQIYQLAKAINRTSLSSDAAALMVKTGDDLPEAVYQSLMLRLSANNLSLTKETLESVAAQLIPTDIKVIDNSLTLSTPQSTELIRTALQRIEQEMVNGKMPYLNLLNNGATVPLVFGFSKINNLKTHQISPLTKHINRFSYQSEDHPLTGSANGGKLKEIEVRSLADLATLTLACQAQGITLPTDALIRINPTPREKKEHGSKAHYLDASAIERFRHALRDPEREDITSLSIDELQALNQRWREKVESGSLPIA
- the glyA gene encoding serine hydroxymethyltransferase, which translates into the protein MLKRDMNIADYDAELWQAMEQEKVRQEEHIELIASENYTSPRVMQAQGSQLTNKYAEGYPGKRYYGGCEYVDIVEQLAIDRAKELFGADYANVQPHSGSQANFAVYTALLQPGDTILGMNLAHGGHLTHGSPVNLSGKLYNVVPYGIDETGKIDYDDLAAQAKKHQPKMIIGGFSAYSGICDWAKMREIADSIGAWLFVDMAHVAGLIAAGVYPNPVPHAHIVTTTTHKTLAGPRGGLILAKGGDEELYKKLNSAVFPGGQGGPLMHVIAGKAVALKEAMEPEFKVYQQQVAKNAKAMVEVFLERGYKVVSGGTHNHLFLLDLVDKNLTGKEADAALGRANITVNKNSVPNDPKSPFVTSGIRIGSPAVTRRGFKEAEVRELAGWMADVLDNIHDEGNIERVKQKVLEICARFPVYA
- the hmpA gene encoding NO-inducible flavohemoprotein, whose translation is MLDAQTIAIVKSTLPAIAATGPKLTGYFYDRMFKHNPELKDVFNMSNQRNGDQRQALFDAICAYAANIENLSALLPAVERIAQKHTSFSIQPAQYQIVGQHLLATIDELLHPGAAVLEAWAQAYGVLANVFIQREEAIYHAAELKEGGWRGKRAFRISAITPRGEAIKSLELTPVDGKSVVDYRAGQYLGVHVQDTHFPHHEIRQYSLTRSPNGKAYRIAVKHEAGGIVSGWVHQHAKVGTVIELSAPAGDFYLDVTPETPVTLISAGVGQTPMLAMLHSLADNLHPAAVNWLHAAENGDVHAFADEVTAVGATLPRFTQHVWYRQPRVKDEGRYQSLGLMDLATASAALETTSMHYYLCGPLGFMQSVAGQLLDAGVQQAQIHYEVFGPHKVI
- the glnB gene encoding nitrogen regulatory protein P-II; translated protein: MKKIDAIIKPFKLDDVREALAEVGITGMTVTEVKGFGRQKGHTELYRGAEYMVDFLPKVKIEIVVADDIVDTCVETIMQTAQTGKIGDGKIFVYDVARVVRIRTGEEDEEAI
- the glrR gene encoding two-component system response regulator GlrR; amino-acid sequence: MKNKSARLLLVDDDPGLLKLLGMRLSSEGFHVTTAASGPEALRQLAKEKVDLVISDLRMDEMDGLALFSEIQKRFPGLPVIILTAHGSIPEAVSATQQGVFSFLTKPVDRDALYKAIDEALAHSAPATDDAWRESIVTRSPAMLRLLEQARMVAQSDVSVLINGQSGTGKEVLAQAIHAASPRANKAFIAINCGALPEQLLESELFGHAKGAFTGAVSAREGLFQAAEGGTLFLDEIGDMPQALQVKLLRVLQERKVRPLGSNRDVDIDVRIISATHRDLPKAMEKKEFREDLFYRLNVVNLKLPALHERAEDIPLLANHLLRQAADRHKPQVRSFSTDAMKRLMAASWPGNVRQLVNVIEQCVALTSSPVIGDALVEQALVGENTALPTFVEARNQFELNYLRKLLQMTKGNVTNAARLAGRNRTEFYKLLARHELDATDFKE
- the qseG gene encoding two-component system QseEF-associated lipoprotein QseG, which produces MKLTAFSATGTFGRLSALLLPLLMVACSQTPHSALKQSQPVLAEPEIRMVDYLAVNCERIWQINDDDSMDNPLYWLRAIDCAARLSPAAARAEAKSWPANSWHNALKQGVLMDNGNVTPVERQTYMKQLDGFSMDYPLSIRPLIQLWRSNQAAQLDLSDVRTRYHHLQQTSDSELDGLRNRQAALKRELAVTRRKLETLTDIERQLSSRKSPDVSENSRSGERVDTPNAVPADETWSPAANPKTPSVKGKESDNEK
- a CDS encoding sensor histidine kinase, encoding MNTWRLFPRSLRQLVLMAFLLVLLPLLVLAWQAWESLSALSDQAADTNRTTLTDVRRSEAMARTALELERSYRQYCVLDDPMLARLYQTQRNKYAQMLDAHASVLPDIRYYQSLRGFLDQLAKLQCQDSSPLKAAAANLENFSSANSRMVQATREVSFSRGLQLQREIAERGQYFGWQALILFLLSLGLVVLFTRMIIGPVKSVEQMINRLGEGQPLGNSISFKGPRELRSLGQRILWLSERLAWLESQRHEFLRHISHELKTPLASMREGTELLADQVAGPLTTDQKEVVAILDNSSRHLQQLIEQLLDYNRKLVDGPTELETVALDDIIDSVVAAHSLPARAKLIHTEIELQAITCRAEPILLARVIDNLYSNAVHYGSESGNIWLRTRQEGQRVIIDVANTGTPIPAAEQAMVFEPFFQGSLQRKGAVKGSGLGLSIAKDCIRRMQGELRLVAVEGADVCFRIELNLTAENDNE